Part of the Trichoderma asperellum chromosome 1, complete sequence genome is shown below.
GGAATATCGTTGTCCCATATGCAAATAGGAGTCCTATGAGCTTGAGTCGAGGCCATAGGAAGATAGTTCCCACAGAATTGATTGCGGTATTGCTCAGGGCGTGATAACGACtgaatctttatttttttttttccatgtGTGCAGTGGAAATATGTAGGCATCAAGTTCTCTTGCCAATTTCACATTGGCCgaattcttctttttgcttttcagATAATGATAAAAGTTAACGTCCGTTGTAGGATATTTCAGAGAAACAACCCGTAAATGCTATTACCTAGTTAAccaattaataaactatttatatattcaaTGGAAAATTATCATGGGTGATTGTAGCTCTGCAGAGGAATATCACCAACCCCAACTCACCGTTTGGTGAAACTTGATACCACAATTCTTCGGCGACTTGGTTTAAACGTAATCGCCCATTTGGTTTCATGTCATCGAATATGCGATTCAGTATTAGAGGTGGAACGTAAAGGCTTGTGTTCTCTGTAGAATACATGTAAAGACTTGGGATGATGGCTGGATGTATATAGCAAGCCAACCAGGGTCTGTGCGTCATGTGACCCTCGATAGTCCTCGCtgctataactttatttctactgcttctattGCTAGCGGCTGCTCggttaatataagtattcaGAATTTATATACACCCGCGGCTTGTGGTCGTTTGGTGCATCTTCAAGAGTAccaaatacatgtacctagacttgggcttgggctgatgatgatgaagacgcgCACAGCACTGAACTGCTGCTACAGTGCGCTCCATCGTATTTTCACCTGCAAGCCTTCATTCGCTTCCATTTGCAGCCAAAGCCCGCTTTTGCTCGCCAAACTCGTCCGCAAAGGGGCGTCTGGGTGGCCGGCAGGTGGGGCAGGATCCACCGCCTCGCTGCAAGGGGGTCGCCGCTTTGGACCAGCGAGAGGCCGCGAAATTGCACACGATGGAGTCCGCACAGGTGCTTTTTAAGGGGAACCAGCGTTCGCGCAGCGGCCGACAGCCAGCGCCAGGCACCTGGAGGGACCGCCCGCCGTGCTGCCGGCAGCCCAGAACTTCATTTTCCAGCATTGGCATTGAGAGGggccaggaaaaaaaggacagcGAGCCTCGAACGCCTGCTTggattcttttttctgcctcCTCAACAAGGCGTCTCTTTCTCTggtctcctttttcttcgctTCACTGtttccaactttttttcttttttttactattattatcatCTTCGTCTCGCTCCCtcattactttttttttttttttttatcaactGTTCTCGTCGGCTGTCGCCAATCCTGCTCGTCCGTCTGCGACACCAAGAACACCCATTCCGTCAGAGTTAATCCTCTCCGAGAGCCCTGTGTGCATCCACCGGCCAAGACACGCGAGCTTGCGTCTTCAATCGGCCATTCCATCTCGCAACCCGCCCCTTTCCCCATCTCGCATCCATTGAAGCGTCGCCTTTTTCTTCGCTCTGCTCTCCAGCCCCGAATTGCCTGCTGCGTAGCCCTGCTCCTCCGCCTTGCGCGTGGCAAACGGCCTCGTGTTCACCAAAGACCGCATCGCATCCGGATGCATTGAGCAACATTGACCCTTGACTTACCGAGATTCGACGACGTCAACAAGGCTGCTGTTCCACTCCAGCCCCTCCCGCCGCAATGCAATTCCGAGCAAAGcattctcctctcctcctcctccttctgcCCTCCATCGCCAGCGCCCTTGCCACAGATcccgctgccgccaccgtCGCCAACAGCGAGCGAGACACCATCCCTGGTGATGTTGCCGACGCCGCCATCCTCAAGGGCCGTCTCGGCGTGCCCACCAAGGACGCGCCCGTAGACGGCAAAGACGGCAAGCCTCACCTAGGACCCTTTGTCGAGACCGACGGCAAGGTATCGACCGAGACAAAGGGCGAAAGCGACCTGCCCACGCTCAAGGGGCGCCCCAAGGATCCCACCGTGGTCGACGGCAAGAAGATTCCCGAGTCCAACGATGGCGTCATGTTCGACAAGAACCGTGAGAAGCCTCAGGATGGCACCACGGGCACCGAGGGCGGCGTCTCCGAAAAGGACAAGGCCCGCAAGGCCCACGAGGGCAAGACTGGCGAGAAGCTTGTCAACCAGCCGGAAGCGCCCAAGGAACACCCTCCGCTGCCTCACagtgaggagaagaagattgaaaagggcaaaggcaaagacaAGACCAAACCAGCAGATTCGGACAAGGACAAGTCAAAGTCGAAGTCTTCATCCGATAAGGATACCGAAGACACTGGTTACACCGGGCTGGAGGTATGACCTTGATTATTCCCTCCCCTTTTTCCTTGCcgctgcatgcatgtaccCATCTCTATGCGATGCGGCAGCTATGCGGCAGCAATGCGGTAATGGAGCGATGAGAATCCAATGATCCGATGCACTAACACCCATTGGCGGATAGAAACCCGGCTATCTCCCCGACACGCCTCGCGAACAGTTGTCGCCGCCCGTCCCAGACTCCGCAAAGAAAGACCATCTCGACATCTCCAAGCCAAAGCCCGGAGGCTCATCACCGTCGGCACCAGACTCCTCTGAAGGCGAAGATGGCATCAACCAGCCTTTCCACTCTTTCATCCTGTCCTTCACCATGATCTTAGTTTCCGAAGTTGGAGACAAGACCTTTTTGGTGGCCGCTCTCATGGCCATGAAACACGATCGCATGGTTGtcttttctgctgctttcgGAGCTCTTGCAGTCATGACTGTCTTGTCTGCCGTCCTGGGACATGCCGTGCCGGCTCTGATTTCCAAGCGTCTGACTGGTCTTCTCGCCGCCGGCCTGTTCTTCGTTTTTGGCGCCAGACTCCTCCGAGAGGGAATGAACATGGATCCCAACGAAGGCGTCACAGCCGAGATGCACGAGGTTGAGCAAGAACtggctgagaaggagaaggagcttGAGCGAAGAGGTGGCTCCATCTCTGGTGACGCTCTTGAGATGGGCCTTGGCGGTGGCAGGTCTTCACGCAAGAACAGGTTCCCCTCTCCGAGATCGCCCTCCGAATCTCCCTCTCGTGCCCCTTCTCGCAAATCAAACAGCCTCAGCAGTTTCGGCAGTGGCATCAGCAACCTTTGCTCTCTCATCCTGAGCCCAGCCTGGGTCCAGACCTTTATCATGACTTTCTTGGGCGAGTGGGGAGACCGAAGCCAGATTGCCACCATTGCTATGGCTGCTGGACAGGACTATTGGTGGGTTACGCTCGGTGCTTTGGCTGGACATTCCATTTGCACCGGTGTTGCGGTTATCGGTGGTCGTGCTATTGCTGGACGCGTCAGTCTGAAAGTTGGTAAGTTGAGGAATCCAGATTTTTTTCACTGCTTATATGCACATACAACACAATCTTTTttacaaagaaaagacacTAACCAAGGCTGTGTATATAGTGACTGTTGGCGGTGCCGTTGCCTTCTTATTCTTTGGCATACTTTATCTCATCGAGGCCATCTACTATTAGACTTAGCGGTCTCACATACACATCATTGATATATTCACTTGACTCTTAATTATACCGACCGCACTACCATCGTTTcctcccctctttttcttcttctctgcttctcttcttctcaacaGGATATCAGCAAGCGCGAAACTCTGTTTAGAAAACTGTATGATGAATACCttgttagttattaatttgtCTTTGTCTCGTTTGTTGTCTTAATTTCTGCGATTATGCTGGTGCGTTTCCGCTTGAGCAGGaggggggaaaaggaaaaaaagaaaaggatcaAACCGTTTGGTATGAGCATTGAAGATGAATACGGCACCCCAAAGGAAATAGATGGATGGGGTTGCTTGGggggagttttttttttaaaacacATGGGACGACGGATGATTATCTCTACATTGGGTGGTATTTGAGAAGAGGAGTTTGATACGGCGCGCTGCATTTTGGGAAATTGAGCCGATGGTTTCTGGTAGCAAAGAcggagaagaaagggaggAACATCAAAAGGGGACATGTATCAACTGTCTAGTCAATCCTTTCTTTccactttctttctttctttctttctttcttcttcaagcctGTCTTTTGATAATGGATTATAGAGAGATACAGGGGAATCAAATACACACAATATTACATTTATCGAAGATGATGCATTCATACAAGGACCGACCGCCTTTGCATTCTTGTTAGTTTTCATAAGTCAGACACCCTAACCGAAGACGACTCCATAAAGACATACATTATGCCTATCAAAACGCCAAAGCGTTCAGACTAGTTCTCAGATACGCAATTATGGCCTGATTTCTCTCCAGATCCCGGCGCATCTCGAGATGGCGCCTTTGTATGATATTCGCTAAgcatgtagtagtagtagtttcATATTGCGGCGCTTCTACGGAGGCCACCAGCAAAAAAAGTGTCCGAGCtctaacaaaaaaaagtgccGGTAGTGCCAGCAGATCTCCAACTATCTGTGGTCTTCGGCATATGTATGCCCGACGAGGACTCTTGACAAGCGCTACTGCATCAATATCATCAATATATTGCTTCCCTCGTCAGGAATAACAGCATTACTATCGTCTCACTAGGGACGGGATCTCTGCTTTTCATTTTTCATCCACGGCCCACCGACGCCGGGATAGCCCTGGCTCGCTCTTTGCTGTTGGTCAGCCCTGTGGGCGAGGCTCGTGCTACCTGCAGCTGCCTGTCTGCGCATCGTGTTGGCCAAGGAGGGTCGCAGCGACGGCGTCAACCAAGGGGGCTGTGATGCTGAGATGGTGTTGCGCTTGAAACCCATGGCGTCTGGACTTCCACGtcttgtttcttccttttttttgtcccatTTATCGCTCTATCTGACCTCGAGCCAATCGGATGCGCGACTGAAGTGCCGTCAAGATCTGCTTCCTTCGCTCCTTCCTTGATTTCATTGTTTTCTTCCCCCAGTATCACACCTGCAGTCACGCCCCCGTAAAAATTGGCAAGCACCGATCTATACGCACATCGCCTTAAAGGATGCAGCCTAATACAACcctaccctttttttttcatcccCCTCCATCCAACTTATTCTCGCTGTCACAGGCGATCATGGCCATGGTGACTAAACTTCGCCTATCGAGCGCTTTGACTGGCCAGCAACGTCAGTGACGATTAGAGTCTGGGCTGTCTGGTCTCTGTTCGAGACGAGCGAGCTGCATACGAGAGACGCTCTCTGCTC
Proteins encoded:
- a CDS encoding uncharacterized protein (SECRETED:SignalP(1-23)~EggNog:ENOG41~TransMembrane:6 (n10-18c23/24o270-294i301-320o332-349i433-455o475-496i508-526o)) is translated as MQFRAKHSPLLLLLLPSIASALATDPAAATVANSERDTIPGDVADAAILKGRLGVPTKDAPVDGKDGKPHLGPFVETDGKVSTETKGESDLPTLKGRPKDPTVVDGKKIPESNDGVMFDKNREKPQDGTTGTEGGVSEKDKARKAHEGKTGEKLVNQPEAPKEHPPLPHSEEKKIEKGKGKDKTKPADSDKDKSKSKSSSDKDTEDTGYTGLEKPGYLPDTPREQLSPPVPDSAKKDHLDISKPKPGGSSPSAPDSSEGEDGINQPFHSFILSFTMILVSEVGDKTFLVAALMAMKHDRMVVFSAAFGALAVMTVLSAVLGHAVPALISKRLTGLLAAGLFFVFGARLLREGMNMDPNEGVTAEMHEVEQELAEKEKELERRGGSISGDALEMGLGGGRSSRKNRFPSPRSPSESPSRAPSRKSNSLSSFGSGISNLCSLILSPAWVQTFIMTFLGEWGDRSQIATIAMAAGQDYWWVTLGALAGHSICTGVAVIGGRAIAGRVSLKVVTVGGAVAFLFFGILYLIEAIYY